One Pleurocapsa sp. PCC 7327 DNA segment encodes these proteins:
- a CDS encoding FeoA family protein — protein sequence MDDDPNNRPRKSHKNRHGWEFTFIEETLDIESETSESVELAPEFSESNSAVEQVFPLTTTQVGDRMWIVGFSGKGGISRLLSLGLIPGAEVEVISCTPGGSVIVKFQNNRLGLGAGMANRVLVTDNPVFKTRRKERQISADTSIHLQDLPVGARGRVVGYEQSGGGYKRKLLSMGLTPGIEFKVIRHAPLGDPVEIEVRGFKLSLRKQEADALIVEEVDNA from the coding sequence ATGGACGACGACCCAAACAACCGACCCAGAAAATCGCACAAAAATCGCCACGGTTGGGAATTTACCTTCATAGAAGAAACCTTAGACATTGAATCCGAAACAAGTGAGTCGGTAGAACTTGCGCCGGAGTTTAGCGAGAGCAACTCAGCGGTCGAGCAAGTCTTTCCGTTAACGACCACCCAAGTCGGCGATCGCATGTGGATTGTAGGCTTTAGCGGCAAAGGTGGAATCAGTCGCCTGCTCAGTTTGGGATTGATTCCAGGAGCCGAAGTGGAGGTAATTAGTTGTACTCCAGGCGGATCGGTCATTGTCAAATTTCAGAACAATCGTCTCGGTTTAGGAGCAGGGATGGCAAATCGAGTCCTGGTTACGGATAATCCCGTTTTTAAAACTCGGAGGAAGGAACGTCAAATAAGTGCGGACACCAGTATCCACTTACAGGATCTACCAGTGGGGGCGAGAGGTCGCGTCGTCGGTTACGAGCAATCGGGTGGCGGCTATAAAAGAAAACTGCTGTCAATGGGACTGACACCGGGGATAGAATTTAAAGTCATTCGTCACGCTCCCCTGGGCGACCCCGTAGAAATCGAGGTGCGGGGTTTTAAACTCAGCCTTCGCAAACAAGAAGCCGATGCTTTGATTGTAGAGGAGGTAGACAATGCCTGA
- the feoB gene encoding Fe(2+) transporter permease subunit FeoB has protein sequence MPETKTLTIGLAGNPNCGKTTLFNALTGANQRVGNWPGVTVERKEGSYCYNGNAIAVVDLPGVYSLDAEDEETSLDELVARDYLLSGEADLIVNIVDASNLERNLYLTTQMLEMGVPMVIALNMLDVAKEQGIRIDPSVLSERLGCPVIPTVASREEGIEILKEIIARQANNPSRLERYVAYPAVIEEAIASLIPLLMECSPQGTVAPRWQAIKLLTYDNTAIPAAGGRELEKLVVEHRRQIHQVLGEDIDIIIADSRYGFIHQIATGAVEHPQEAKAHVSDQIDRVVLNRWLGIPIFLFVMYLMFLFTINISSAFIDFFDIAAGTIFVDGFGTLLSKIGTPEWLKVLLADGAGGGIQTVSTFIPVIGFLFLFLSFLEDSGYMARAAFVMDRFMRFIGLPGKSFVPMLVGFGCNVPAIMATRTLENQRDRLMTIAMNPFMSCGARLPVYALFAAAFFPVAGQNVVFGLYLIGIAIAILTGLILKNTLFQGQASPFIMELPPYHLPRLKGVLLRTWERLKAFMVRAGKVIVLMVIVLTLLGSIGTDGSFGNDNSEKSLLSSISRSITPVFAPMGLEPDNWPATVGIFTGVLAKEAMVGTLNSIYGNLAQQNAIATGQAPEAETFNIWGGIGKAFATIPTNLAAVPAQLLDPLGLNIGDVQDVNVAAEEQEVAVGTFGAMVKRFDGKVGAFAYLLFVLMYFPCVAATGTVYQETNLQWTLFVAFWTTGLAYWSATMFYQVATFSQHPGFSTAWIVGLAVVMVGTIAALRIARPLCWPIPQTQKRERSLVSRR, from the coding sequence ATGCCTGAGACAAAGACCTTGACCATCGGACTGGCGGGCAATCCCAACTGCGGTAAAACGACCCTCTTTAACGCCTTAACGGGAGCCAATCAGCGAGTAGGTAACTGGCCGGGGGTAACGGTCGAACGCAAAGAAGGGAGCTATTGCTACAACGGCAACGCGATCGCGGTTGTTGACTTACCTGGGGTCTATTCCTTAGATGCAGAAGATGAAGAGACGAGTTTAGATGAATTGGTGGCGCGAGATTATCTTTTGTCTGGAGAAGCCGATTTAATCGTCAATATCGTTGATGCTTCTAACTTAGAGCGCAATCTTTACCTGACTACTCAGATGCTGGAAATGGGCGTGCCGATGGTAATCGCGCTTAATATGCTCGATGTTGCCAAAGAGCAAGGGATACGGATCGATCCGTCAGTGCTATCAGAGCGTTTAGGCTGTCCCGTTATCCCTACTGTCGCTTCGCGGGAAGAGGGCATAGAAATTCTCAAGGAAATCATCGCTCGCCAGGCGAACAATCCCAGCCGTCTCGAACGCTACGTTGCTTATCCAGCCGTCATCGAAGAAGCGATCGCTTCTCTAATTCCTTTGCTAATGGAATGCAGTCCTCAAGGGACAGTCGCACCGCGCTGGCAGGCTATCAAACTCCTGACCTACGATAATACAGCCATCCCCGCTGCCGGAGGCAGGGAGTTAGAAAAGCTAGTGGTGGAACACCGCCGCCAGATCCATCAAGTACTGGGAGAAGATATCGATATCATCATTGCCGATAGTCGCTATGGCTTTATCCATCAGATTGCGACAGGAGCGGTAGAACATCCCCAGGAAGCAAAAGCTCATGTTTCCGACCAAATCGATCGCGTTGTCCTCAATCGTTGGTTGGGCATTCCGATCTTTTTGTTCGTCATGTATTTGATGTTCCTGTTTACGATTAATATCAGCAGTGCTTTTATCGATTTCTTCGACATTGCAGCGGGGACGATTTTTGTCGATGGCTTCGGTACATTGCTAAGCAAAATCGGCACGCCAGAATGGTTGAAAGTTTTGCTAGCAGATGGGGCTGGCGGTGGCATTCAGACGGTTTCTACCTTTATTCCCGTCATCGGGTTCCTTTTCCTGTTCCTCTCCTTCCTAGAAGACTCCGGTTACATGGCGCGAGCGGCTTTTGTCATGGATCGATTCATGCGTTTTATCGGTCTTCCAGGCAAATCTTTCGTGCCGATGTTAGTGGGATTTGGTTGCAACGTGCCTGCGATTATGGCGACTCGTACCTTAGAAAATCAACGCGATCGCTTGATGACAATTGCCATGAATCCCTTCATGTCCTGCGGCGCGAGATTGCCCGTCTACGCGCTTTTTGCCGCCGCTTTCTTCCCCGTTGCCGGGCAAAATGTTGTCTTTGGTCTCTACTTGATTGGCATTGCGATCGCGATTCTTACGGGGTTAATCCTCAAAAATACCCTCTTCCAAGGACAAGCATCGCCTTTTATTATGGAACTGCCTCCTTACCATCTCCCCAGACTCAAAGGAGTACTCTTGCGTACCTGGGAGCGACTGAAAGCCTTTATGGTGCGGGCGGGGAAGGTCATTGTTTTAATGGTAATCGTACTGACCCTATTAGGTTCTATCGGGACTGACGGCTCCTTTGGCAACGATAATAGCGAAAAATCCCTTCTCAGTTCCATAAGCCGTTCGATTACGCCAGTTTTTGCTCCGATGGGATTAGAACCAGACAACTGGCCCGCCACCGTGGGAATTTTTACGGGGGTTTTGGCAAAAGAAGCAATGGTGGGAACTCTGAACTCAATTTATGGCAACCTGGCCCAACAGAATGCAATCGCGACCGGTCAAGCGCCTGAAGCAGAAACTTTCAACATCTGGGGCGGGATCGGCAAAGCTTTCGCTACAATTCCCACTAATTTAGCAGCAGTTCCTGCCCAGCTACTCGATCCCCTTGGTTTAAATATTGGCGACGTGCAAGATGTCAACGTGGCTGCCGAAGAGCAAGAAGTGGCAGTAGGAACCTTTGGCGCGATGGTGAAGCGTTTTGACGGAAAAGTAGGTGCTTTTGCCTATCTTTTGTTCGTACTGATGTATTTTCCCTGCGTTGCGGCGACTGGGACAGTCTATCAGGAAACCAACTTGCAGTGGACGCTATTTGTGGCGTTCTGGACGACGGGGTTGGCTTACTGGAGTGCGACGATGTTTTATCAAGTGGCAACTTTTTCGCAACATCCTGGTTTTTCTACAGCTTGGATCGTCGGACTGGCGGTCGTCATGGTCGGTACTATTGCTGCGCTGAGAATAGCGCGACCCCTTTGTTGGCCGATACCTCAAACTCAGAAACGCGAGCGATCGCTTGTCAGTCGTCGATAG
- a CDS encoding FeoC-like transcriptional regulator, translating to MILTEIQEFICQSRQVSLADMKLHFRMNEETLRPMLKKLLKKGRIRQLPIPQRCDGCICCHLDTLEVYEWVGIDK from the coding sequence ATGATTTTGACTGAAATTCAGGAATTTATCTGCCAGTCTCGCCAAGTTTCTTTGGCAGACATGAAACTTCATTTCCGCATGAATGAGGAGACTCTCCGACCAATGCTCAAAAAGCTGCTTAAAAAAGGACGAATTCGTCAGTTACCGATTCCCCAGAGATGCGATGGCTGTATTTGTTGCCATCTCGATACCTTGGAAGTTTACGAGTGGGTCGGCATAGACAAATAA